In Zalophus californianus isolate mZalCal1 chromosome 17, mZalCal1.pri.v2, whole genome shotgun sequence, one DNA window encodes the following:
- the CTRB1 gene encoding chymotrypsinogen B isoform X2 gives MAFLWIVSCYALLGTAFGCGIPTIHPVLSGLSRIVNGEEVVPGSWPWQVSLQDSTGFHFCGGSLISEDWVVTAAHCGVRTSHLVVAGEFDQSSDAEDIQVLKIAKVFKNPRFNIFTVNNDITLLKLATPARFSQTVSPVCLPAENDDFPAGTLCATTGWGLTKHTRRLWWPPGLPEGWSLDPGGHRVLGQWDLLYLQSWRVRPRHQAHALGTADPGSQLSPQPHPAVPADLLPTKPQ, from the exons ATGGCCTTCCTCTGGATCGTCTCCTGTTACGCCCTCCTGGGCACAGCCTTCG GCTGCGGGATTCCCACCATCCATCCTGTGCTGAGTGGCCTGTCCAGGATTGTCAATGGGGAGGAAGTTGTCCCGGGTTCCTGGCCTTGGCAGGTGTCCTTGCAG GACAGCACTGGCTTCCACTTCTGCGGGGGCTCCCTCATCAGCGAGGACTGGGTGGTCACTGCCGCCCACTGCGGGGTCAG AACCTCCCACCTGGTCGTGGCTGGGGAGTTTGACCAAAGCTCAGATGCTGAGGACATCCAGGTGCTGAAGATTGCCAAG GTTTTCAAGAACCCCAGATTCAACATATTCACTGTCAACAACGACATCACCCTGCTGAAGCTGGCCACGCCTGCCCGCTTCTCCCAGACCGTGTCGCCCGTGTGCCTGCCCGCTGAGAATGACGACTTCCCTGCCGGGACACTGTGTGCCACCACGGGCTGGGGCCTGACCAAACACACCA gGCGACTCTGGTGGCCCCCTGGTCTGCCAGAAGGATGGAGCCTGGACCCTGGTGGGCATCGTGTCCTGGGGCAGTGGGACCTGCTCTACCTCCAGTCCTGGCGTGTACGCCCGCGTCACCAGGCTCATGCCCTGGGTACAGCAGATCCTGGAAGCCAACTgagtccccagccccaccctgctgTCCCTGCTGACCTGCTCCCCACAAAGCCTcaataa
- the CTRB1 gene encoding chymotrypsinogen B isoform X1, translated as MAFLWIVSCYALLGTAFGCGIPTIHPVLSGLSRIVNGEEVVPGSWPWQVSLQDSTGFHFCGGSLISEDWVVTAAHCGVRTSHLVVAGEFDQSSDAEDIQVLKIAKVFKNPRFNIFTVNNDITLLKLATPARFSQTVSPVCLPAENDDFPAGTLCATTGWGLTKHTNANTPDRLQQAALPLLSNTECKKFWGNKITDLMICAGASGVSSCMGDSGGPLVCQKDGAWTLVGIVSWGSGTCSTSSPGVYARVTRLMPWVQQILEAN; from the exons ATGGCCTTCCTCTGGATCGTCTCCTGTTACGCCCTCCTGGGCACAGCCTTCG GCTGCGGGATTCCCACCATCCATCCTGTGCTGAGTGGCCTGTCCAGGATTGTCAATGGGGAGGAAGTTGTCCCGGGTTCCTGGCCTTGGCAGGTGTCCTTGCAG GACAGCACTGGCTTCCACTTCTGCGGGGGCTCCCTCATCAGCGAGGACTGGGTGGTCACTGCCGCCCACTGCGGGGTCAG AACCTCCCACCTGGTCGTGGCTGGGGAGTTTGACCAAAGCTCAGATGCTGAGGACATCCAGGTGCTGAAGATTGCCAAG GTTTTCAAGAACCCCAGATTCAACATATTCACTGTCAACAACGACATCACCCTGCTGAAGCTGGCCACGCCTGCCCGCTTCTCCCAGACCGTGTCGCCCGTGTGCCTGCCCGCTGAGAATGACGACTTCCCTGCCGGGACACTGTGTGCCACCACGGGCTGGGGCCTGACCAAACACACCA ATGCCAACACCCCCGACAGGCTGCAGCAGGCGGCCCTGCCCCTCCTGTCCAACACCGAGTGCAAGAAGTTCTGGGGCAACAAGATCACCGATCTCATGATCTGCGCCGGGGCCAGTGGCGTGTCCTCCTGCATG gGCGACTCTGGTGGCCCCCTGGTCTGCCAGAAGGATGGAGCCTGGACCCTGGTGGGCATCGTGTCCTGGGGCAGTGGGACCTGCTCTACCTCCAGTCCTGGCGTGTACGCCCGCGTCACCAGGCTCATGCCCTGGGTACAGCAGATCCTGGAAGCCAACTga